The proteins below are encoded in one region of Mycobacterium shinjukuense:
- a CDS encoding Trm112 family protein, translated as MVDESLLRILVCPADRGPLLLVGDGADELLYNPRLRRAYRIEDGIPVLLVDEARDVDEDEHARLMARGRPAAPR; from the coding sequence ATGGTTGACGAGTCATTGCTGCGCATCCTGGTGTGCCCGGCCGATCGGGGGCCGCTGCTGCTGGTGGGCGACGGGGCCGACGAGTTGCTCTACAACCCGCGGCTGCGACGGGCCTACCGCATCGAGGACGGCATCCCGGTGCTGCTGGTCGACGAGGCGCGCGACGTCGACGAGGACGAGCACGCCCGGCTCATGGCACGAGGCCGTCCGGCAGCTCCCCGGTGA
- a CDS encoding tetratricopeptide repeat protein, producing the protein MVDDRHGRGGARRSRSGSADEHRGAWRGRDGSRSGPGRARSARSAQPRPMSADGDRAVEDGPTIPPGIDARQLSPEIRRELSTLDRATADAVARHLVAAGELLDEDPQAALSHARAARARSSRIAAIREAVGIAAYHCGDWAQALAELRAARRMGSKSSLLALIADCERGLGRPQRAIELARGPEAAQLSGDDADELRIVAAGARADLGQLEQALVVLSTPHLDPARTGSTAARLFYAYAETLLALGRGDEALQWFLRSAAADTEGVTDAEDRVSELG; encoded by the coding sequence GTGGTCGACGACAGGCATGGTCGCGGCGGTGCGCGTCGGTCGAGATCGGGATCCGCGGACGAGCATCGCGGTGCATGGCGTGGCCGTGACGGCTCCCGGTCGGGTCCGGGCCGGGCGCGTTCAGCGCGTTCCGCCCAGCCCCGGCCGATGTCCGCCGACGGCGATCGGGCAGTCGAGGACGGGCCCACGATCCCGCCGGGGATCGACGCCCGGCAACTGTCGCCCGAGATCCGTCGCGAGCTGAGCACCCTGGACCGGGCCACCGCCGACGCGGTGGCACGCCACCTGGTCGCCGCCGGTGAATTGCTCGACGAGGACCCCCAAGCCGCCCTAAGTCACGCGCGTGCGGCCCGGGCCCGATCCAGCCGGATCGCCGCCATCCGTGAAGCCGTCGGCATCGCCGCCTATCACTGCGGCGATTGGGCCCAGGCGCTGGCCGAACTGCGGGCCGCGCGGCGGATGGGCAGCAAGTCCTCGTTGCTTGCGCTCATCGCCGATTGCGAACGCGGTCTTGGCCGACCACAGCGGGCCATCGAACTGGCGCGCGGACCCGAGGCGGCCCAGCTCAGTGGCGACGACGCCGACGAGCTGCGCATCGTCGCCGCCGGCGCGCGCGCCGATCTCGGGCAGCTGGAGCAGGCGCTGGTCGTGCTGTCGACGCCGCATCTCGACCCCGCCCGCACCGGTTCGACGGCGGCGCGGCTGTTCTACGCCTACGCCGAAACCCTGCTGGCGCTGGGTCGCGGCGATGAGGCGCTGCAATGGTTCCTGCGGTCTGCGGCGGCAGATACCGAAGGCGTGACCGACGCCGAAGACCGGGTCAGCGAGCTTGGCTGA
- the tyrS gene encoding tyrosine--tRNA ligase, translating to MILDELGWRGLIAQSTDLGALAAEARRGPMTVYAGFDPTAPSLHAGHLVPLLALRRFQRAGHRPIVLAGGATGLIGDPRDVGERGLTPADTVAEWTERIRGQLQRFVDFDDSPTGAIVENNLEWIGALSAIEFLRDIGKHFSVNVMLDRDTIRRRLAGEGISYTEFSYLLLQANDYVELHRRHGCVLQIGGSDQWGNIIAGVRLVRQKLGATVHALTVPLVTAADGTKFGKSTGGGSLWLDPQLTSPYAWYQHFVNTADADVIRYLRWFTFLTADELAQLEQETTERPQLRAAQRRLAFELTGLVHGRTAADAVEHASRALFGHGELARLDEATLAAALRETPVAELKPGSPDGIVDLLVATGLSASKAAARRTISEGGVSVNNIRIDSDEWVPQTSDFLYGRFLVLRRGKRTIAGIERVG from the coding sequence ATGATCCTCGACGAGCTGGGCTGGCGCGGGTTGATCGCGCAGTCCACGGACCTGGGTGCACTGGCCGCCGAAGCCCGGCGCGGGCCGATGACGGTCTACGCCGGCTTCGACCCCACCGCGCCCAGCTTGCATGCCGGACATCTGGTGCCGCTGCTGGCGTTGCGGCGCTTTCAGCGCGCGGGTCATCGTCCCATCGTGCTGGCGGGCGGGGCCACCGGCCTCATCGGTGACCCGCGTGACGTCGGGGAGCGCGGCCTCACCCCGGCCGACACCGTCGCCGAATGGACCGAACGGATCCGCGGCCAGCTGCAGCGCTTCGTCGACTTCGACGACTCACCGACGGGCGCGATCGTGGAGAACAACCTCGAATGGATCGGCGCACTGTCGGCGATTGAGTTCCTGCGTGACATCGGCAAGCACTTTTCGGTCAACGTGATGCTGGACCGCGACACCATCCGGCGGCGGCTGGCGGGGGAGGGGATCTCCTACACCGAATTCAGCTACCTGCTGCTGCAGGCCAACGATTACGTCGAACTGCACCGGCGCCATGGCTGCGTGCTGCAGATCGGCGGTTCGGATCAATGGGGCAACATCATCGCCGGGGTTCGGCTGGTGCGCCAAAAGCTCGGTGCCACGGTGCATGCGCTCACGGTTCCGTTGGTGACCGCCGCCGATGGCACCAAGTTCGGCAAGTCCACCGGCGGCGGCAGTCTGTGGCTGGATCCACAGCTGACCAGCCCCTATGCCTGGTACCAGCACTTTGTCAACACCGCTGACGCCGATGTCATCCGCTACCTGCGGTGGTTTACCTTCTTGACGGCCGACGAGCTGGCCCAACTGGAACAGGAGACGACCGAGCGTCCGCAGCTGCGCGCCGCCCAGCGCCGGCTCGCGTTCGAACTCACCGGGTTGGTGCACGGTAGGACGGCAGCCGACGCGGTCGAGCACGCCAGCCGGGCGCTCTTCGGTCACGGCGAGCTGGCTCGCCTCGACGAGGCGACCTTGGCCGCGGCGTTGCGCGAGACACCGGTCGCCGAGCTCAAGCCGGGCAGTCCCGACGGGATCGTGGACCTGCTAGTGGCCACCGGCCTGTCGGCCAGCAAGGCCGCGGCGCGGCGCACGATCAGCGAGGGTGGGGTGTCGGTCAACAACATTCGCATCGATAGCGACGAATGGGTGCCGCAGACATCGGATTTCCTCTACGGCCGCTTCCTGGTGCTGCGCCGCGGCAAGCGGACCATCGCCGGGATCGAACGGGTCGGATAG
- a CDS encoding DUF732 domain-containing protein produces the protein MTAQPDCGARTRRAGRQATALLVLTAGVFGAGAGCAAPIQADMMGNAFLTALNNAGIPYSQPANTMALGRSVCPMAVQPGGTFDAIASTLADNNGMSRDAASAFTIVAVATFCPALISPLLPHRLQA, from the coding sequence ATGACGGCACAGCCAGACTGCGGGGCACGGACCCGGCGAGCGGGTCGGCAGGCGACGGCTCTGCTGGTGCTGACCGCCGGGGTGTTCGGCGCCGGCGCCGGTTGCGCGGCGCCAATCCAGGCCGACATGATGGGCAACGCGTTTCTCACCGCGCTCAACAACGCGGGCATCCCCTACAGTCAGCCGGCCAACACGATGGCGCTGGGCCGGTCGGTCTGCCCCATGGCGGTTCAGCCGGGCGGGACATTCGACGCCATTGCGTCCACACTGGCCGACAACAACGGCATGTCCCGCGATGCCGCGAGCGCGTTCACCATCGTCGCGGTGGCCACTTTTTGCCCGGCGCTGATCTCCCCGCTGCTGCCCCACCGGCTGCAGGCCTAG
- a CDS encoding DNA-3-methyladenine glycosylase: MSAEELVVEPVAAARRLLGATIAARGVRAVIVEVEAYGGVPDGPWPDAAAHSYRGRNGRNAVMFGPPGRLYAYRSHGIHVCANVACGPDGTAAAVLLRAGAIEDGIDLARSRRGRSVAPAALARGPGNLCSALGITLADNGIDLFDADSPVRLTLNVPLTAVSGPRVGISQAADRPWRLWLAGRPEVSAYRRSPRAPAPGGSD; this comes from the coding sequence ATGAGCGCTGAGGAACTGGTCGTGGAGCCGGTCGCGGCCGCCCGTCGGCTGCTCGGCGCAACCATCGCGGCACGCGGCGTGCGCGCCGTCATCGTCGAGGTCGAAGCGTACGGCGGGGTGCCCGACGGCCCCTGGCCGGACGCCGCGGCGCACTCCTACCGCGGCCGCAATGGCCGCAACGCCGTCATGTTCGGGCCGCCGGGGCGGCTGTACGCGTACCGCAGCCACGGGATCCACGTCTGCGCCAACGTGGCATGCGGTCCCGACGGCACCGCCGCCGCGGTGTTGCTGCGGGCCGGCGCCATCGAGGACGGCATCGACCTGGCCCGCTCCCGGCGCGGGAGGTCGGTCGCCCCCGCGGCCCTGGCCCGTGGTCCGGGCAACCTGTGCTCGGCATTGGGAATCACTCTGGCCGACAACGGGATTGACCTGTTCGATGCAGACAGCCCGGTGCGGCTGACGCTGAACGTGCCGCTGACGGCGGTGTCGGGGCCGCGGGTTGGGATCAGCCAGGCGGCCGACCGTCCGTGGCGATTGTGGCTTGCCGGCCGACCGGAGGTGTCGGCCTACCGGCGCAGCCCGCGAGCGCCCGCCCCCGGCGGCAGCGACTAA
- a CDS encoding YcaO-like family protein yields the protein MSELPRVGAGRPATAPVGPDWSHWPARVLGQADPTMIGHRAGTHRIISPEQTWLAVQPLLEPAGITRVADLTWLDDLGIPTVQAVRPASLTLSVSQGKATTYRAAQVSAVMESLENWHVENLTPDLLSTATTDLVATLTYDPADLNRPAGSFYHPDAKLDWVIATTLLTGRQTWVPWLAAVVNVAVSDCWGPPMFAMDTTGLASGNSYHEASLHALYEVMERHALAVAQPGSTSFGVPLDDIARSECAELIDTVHRAGSQLHVARIDCWDGFSCFAAELTSPMMGVPFSGSGLHHDPNVALARAITEAAQSRLTAISGAREDLPAAIYQRFARVHSYAPARRSMQSMPEAEPTPWHIDCTDSLVDLLASAATAIVTRTGIEPLAVVCDFADACVPVVKVIAPGLSSSIRSPMRTPLQGCA from the coding sequence ATGTCCGAACTGCCCCGGGTCGGCGCTGGCCGACCAGCGACAGCACCGGTGGGCCCGGATTGGTCGCATTGGCCGGCACGGGTGTTGGGCCAGGCCGACCCCACCATGATCGGGCATCGGGCAGGCACCCACCGCATCATCTCACCCGAGCAAACCTGGCTGGCCGTCCAACCGCTGCTGGAACCGGCCGGCATTACCCGCGTCGCCGACTTGACGTGGCTAGACGATCTCGGAATCCCCACCGTCCAGGCGGTGCGCCCCGCCTCGCTGACCTTGTCGGTCAGTCAGGGCAAGGCCACCACATACCGGGCCGCCCAAGTCTCGGCCGTCATGGAATCCTTGGAAAACTGGCATGTCGAGAACCTCACACCCGACTTGCTATCCACGGCTACAACGGATCTGGTCGCGACTCTGACCTATGACCCGGCTGACCTCAACCGCCCGGCCGGCAGCTTCTACCACCCCGACGCCAAACTCGACTGGGTGATAGCGACGACATTGCTGACCGGCCGCCAAACCTGGGTACCGTGGCTCGCCGCCGTGGTGAACGTGGCGGTCAGCGATTGCTGGGGACCTCCGATGTTCGCCATGGACACCACCGGATTGGCTTCGGGCAACAGCTATCACGAAGCCAGCCTGCACGCGCTCTACGAGGTCATGGAGCGTCACGCGCTGGCCGTGGCCCAGCCGGGCTCCACCTCGTTCGGGGTGCCACTCGACGACATCGCACGCTCGGAGTGCGCCGAGCTGATCGACACGGTGCACCGAGCGGGCAGCCAGCTGCACGTTGCCCGCATCGATTGCTGGGACGGTTTCTCCTGCTTCGCCGCCGAGCTGACCTCACCGATGATGGGCGTGCCTTTCAGCGGCAGCGGACTTCATCACGACCCCAATGTGGCGCTCGCGCGCGCCATCACCGAAGCGGCGCAGTCGCGCCTGACGGCCATCAGCGGGGCCCGCGAGGACCTGCCGGCGGCGATCTATCAGAGGTTCGCCCGGGTGCACAGCTACGCACCGGCCCGCCGGTCGATGCAGTCGATGCCCGAGGCGGAGCCAACGCCGTGGCACATCGACTGCACCGACTCGCTGGTGGACCTGCTGGCTTCGGCGGCAACCGCGATCGTCACCCGGACCGGAATCGAGCCGCTTGCGGTCGTATGCGACTTCGCCGACGCCTGCGTTCCCGTCGTAAAGGTCATCGCCCCCGGGTTGTCGTCGTCGATACGTTCGCCCATGCGTACCCCCTTGCAGGGGTGCGCATGA
- a CDS encoding ABC transporter permease, with the protein MKAYAATTLRILRQLAVDHRSVAMILLVPVLVMVLMYYMFQNAPHRPGTPSPFNNACLILIGLFPLFLMFIITSITMQRERASGTLERILTTPLRRLDLLIAYGTAFSIAAAAQAVLTCIVAFWFLDFDTAGSPLWVFVIAIINAVLGVGLGLLCSAFARTEFQAVQFIPLVMVPQLLLAGIIVPRSLMSDWLQWFSNVMPASYALEALQQVGAHTELTSIAVRDMFVVLGFAIAALCLAAATLRRRTP; encoded by the coding sequence CTGAAGGCCTACGCGGCCACCACGCTACGGATCCTGCGCCAGCTAGCCGTTGATCACCGCAGCGTCGCGATGATCTTGTTGGTGCCGGTTCTGGTCATGGTGCTGATGTACTACATGTTCCAAAATGCCCCGCACCGACCCGGTACCCCATCGCCGTTCAACAACGCCTGCCTGATCCTGATAGGTCTGTTCCCACTCTTCTTGATGTTCATCATCACGTCGATCACGATGCAGCGGGAACGGGCCTCTGGAACGTTGGAGCGCATACTGACGACACCGCTGCGCCGGCTCGACCTGCTGATCGCCTATGGGACCGCGTTCTCCATCGCCGCAGCGGCACAAGCCGTTCTGACATGCATCGTGGCGTTTTGGTTCCTCGACTTCGACACCGCGGGCAGCCCGCTATGGGTGTTCGTGATCGCGATCATCAACGCCGTGCTGGGCGTCGGTCTGGGTCTGCTGTGTAGTGCGTTCGCCCGCACGGAGTTCCAGGCAGTGCAGTTCATACCGCTGGTGATGGTGCCACAACTGCTCCTGGCCGGCATCATCGTCCCACGATCGTTGATGTCGGACTGGCTGCAGTGGTTCAGCAATGTGATGCCGGCTAGCTACGCGTTGGAAGCCCTCCAGCAGGTTGGCGCGCATACCGAACTCACTAGCATCGCGGTACGCGACATGTTCGTGGTGCTGGGTTTCGCGATCGCGGCGTTGTGCCTGGCCGCGGCGACCCTGCGGAGAAGAACGCCATAA
- a CDS encoding TetR/AcrR family transcriptional regulator — MPDNAKRKQRGRPAGSSDARDRILASARELFARNGIDRTSVRAVAAAAGVDAALVHHYFGTKMQLFAAAINVPIDPMVVLGPMREAPVEELGQKLLSVLMPIWDSELGAGLIATIRSIVSGADVSLARSYLQEVLSVEVGSRVDNPPGTGKIRTQFVASQLMGVVMARYIVKVEPFASLPAEQIVQTIAPNLQRYLTGELPDGLVP, encoded by the coding sequence TTGCCCGACAACGCAAAACGTAAGCAGCGCGGGCGGCCAGCCGGAAGCTCTGACGCTCGGGATCGCATCCTGGCCAGCGCTCGGGAATTGTTTGCACGCAACGGCATTGACAGAACGTCGGTAAGGGCTGTGGCCGCAGCGGCGGGAGTGGATGCCGCGCTGGTGCACCACTATTTCGGTACCAAAATGCAGCTTTTCGCCGCTGCGATCAATGTTCCGATCGACCCGATGGTAGTGCTCGGGCCGATGCGGGAAGCACCCGTCGAGGAACTCGGACAGAAGCTGCTATCGGTGCTGATGCCAATTTGGGACTCCGAGTTGGGCGCAGGGCTCATCGCGACCATACGATCGATAGTCTCCGGTGCCGACGTCAGCTTGGCACGCTCCTACCTCCAGGAGGTGCTCTCTGTGGAAGTGGGTTCGCGCGTCGACAACCCGCCGGGAACCGGCAAGATCCGCACGCAGTTCGTCGCGTCGCAGTTGATGGGCGTGGTAATGGCGCGCTACATCGTCAAGGTGGAGCCGTTCGCGTCGCTGCCCGCCGAACAGATCGTGCAAACCATCGCGCCGAACCTGCAGCGCTACCTCACCGGGGAGCTGCCGGACGGCCTCGTGCCATGA
- a CDS encoding ABC transporter ATP-binding protein yields MISSSSDELPLNHTGPAVRIEHLHVIRGKRPVLHDFSVQIARGTITGLLGPSGCGKTTLIRCIVGTQIVASGTVTVLGQPAGCAAMRRRVGYLPQAPTIYDDLRVIDNVRYVAALYGFDVQAANVAIERVGLNDHRTAFCGNLSGGQRTRVSLACALVCQPDLLLLDEPTVGLDPVLRVDLWEQFTELARAGTTLLVSSHVMDEADHCGDLLLMREGCLVAHTTPTQLREDTGCTALEEAFLSIIKRTTARQAG; encoded by the coding sequence ATGATTAGCTCATCGAGCGATGAATTGCCGCTGAATCATACCGGGCCGGCCGTCAGGATCGAGCACCTGCATGTGATTCGTGGCAAACGCCCGGTGCTGCACGATTTCTCGGTGCAGATCGCCCGCGGCACCATCACCGGTCTGCTCGGCCCATCCGGCTGCGGCAAGACCACGCTGATCCGCTGCATCGTCGGCACGCAGATCGTGGCGTCGGGCACGGTCACTGTGCTGGGCCAGCCGGCAGGGTGTGCGGCAATGCGACGGCGAGTCGGATACCTGCCTCAGGCCCCAACCATTTATGACGACTTGCGGGTCATCGACAACGTCCGCTACGTCGCGGCGCTGTATGGCTTCGATGTCCAGGCCGCCAATGTCGCGATCGAGCGGGTAGGGCTTAACGATCACCGCACCGCCTTCTGCGGCAACCTCTCCGGTGGCCAGCGCACCCGGGTGTCGCTGGCGTGTGCGTTGGTCTGCCAGCCTGATCTGCTCCTCCTCGACGAACCCACGGTGGGCCTGGATCCCGTCCTGCGAGTGGATCTTTGGGAGCAGTTCACCGAACTCGCCCGCGCCGGGACCACGCTGCTGGTCTCCAGTCACGTGATGGACGAAGCCGACCATTGCGGTGACCTGCTGCTGATGCGCGAAGGCTGCTTGGTCGCGCACACCACCCCGACCCAACTCAGAGAGGACACCGGATGCACAGCGCTGGAGGAAGCGTTCCTGTCCATCATCAAACGCACCACCGCGCGCCAAGCCGGATAG
- a CDS encoding HAD-IIA family hydrolase: MKSIAQEHDCLLIDLDGTVFRGRQPTVGAVQSLAGVASRKLFITNNASRSAEEVAAHLRELGFTVTAEDVVTSAQSAAHLLARQLSPGARVLIVGTEALADEITAVGLCPVRRFDDRPVAVVQGLSMTIGWPDLAEAALAIRAGAVWVAANVDPTLPTERGLLPGNGAMVAALRTATGAEPRVAGKPAPQLMTEAVGRGDFRSPLVVGDRLDTDIEGANAAGLPSLLVLTGVNTARDAVFAQPIRRPTYIGHDLRCLHQDGTLLAVGPQPGWRVEVDAGTVTVTANRDQPGDDLSIVRAVATAVWDAHRPPSIEAGDHQARQALQRWSLMRSD, from the coding sequence GTGAAAAGCATTGCGCAGGAACATGATTGCCTGCTGATCGATCTGGACGGAACGGTCTTTCGCGGCCGTCAGCCCACCGTGGGCGCGGTCCAGTCGTTGGCCGGGGTTGCCAGCCGCAAGCTGTTCATCACCAACAACGCGTCGCGCAGCGCCGAGGAGGTCGCCGCGCACCTGCGCGAGCTCGGCTTCACCGTCACCGCCGAGGACGTCGTCACCAGCGCCCAAAGCGCCGCCCACCTGCTGGCCCGGCAGCTGTCGCCGGGTGCTCGGGTGCTGATCGTCGGGACCGAGGCGCTGGCCGACGAAATCACCGCCGTGGGGCTGTGTCCGGTGCGACGCTTCGACGACCGCCCCGTCGCCGTGGTGCAAGGCCTGTCGATGACCATCGGCTGGCCGGACCTCGCCGAGGCGGCGCTGGCCATCCGCGCGGGCGCGGTGTGGGTGGCGGCCAATGTCGATCCGACGTTGCCCACCGAGCGGGGCCTGCTGCCCGGTAACGGGGCCATGGTGGCCGCGCTGCGCACCGCCACGGGCGCGGAGCCCCGGGTGGCGGGCAAACCGGCGCCACAGTTGATGACCGAGGCGGTGGGCCGGGGAGATTTCCGCTCGCCGCTGGTGGTCGGCGACCGGCTGGACACCGACATCGAGGGCGCCAACGCCGCGGGGCTGCCCAGCCTGCTGGTGCTCACCGGGGTCAACACCGCGCGGGACGCGGTGTTTGCCCAGCCGATCCGGCGGCCCACCTACATCGGCCACGATCTGCGCTGCTTGCACCAGGACGGCACACTGCTCGCGGTCGGACCCCAGCCGGGTTGGCGGGTCGAGGTCGACGCCGGCACGGTAACGGTCACCGCCAATCGCGACCAGCCGGGCGATGACCTGTCCATCGTGCGCGCCGTCGCCACCGCGGTCTGGGACGCGCACCGGCCCCCGAGCATCGAGGCCGGCGACCACCAAGCACGTCAGGCCCTGCAACGCTGGTCCCTGATGCGCAGCGACTAG